From the bacterium genome, the window AGTTCCAGAGCCTCAGCAAGAGCCACAACCTGGCCGGTTGGCGGGTGGGCTTCGCCGTGGGCGGCCCCGAGCCCATCGCGGCCCTCGGCAAGGTGAAGAGCAACGTCGACTTCTCGCTCTTCGGCGGCATCCAGATGGCGGCCGTCGAGGCCCTCACCGGCCCCCAGACGATCTGCCGCGAGAACCGCGCGCGCTACGAGCGCCGGGCCCGGCGGCTGGCCAAGGGCTACCGTGAACTGGGCTGGGACGTGGCCACGCCCGTGGCCACCATGTACCTCTGGACGCGCATCCCCACCCCCTACGGCGACGACGACATGGCCTTCGTGACGGACGTCTTCGACCGCACCGGCGTGCTGCTCTCGCCGGGCAGCGGCTTCGGCCGCTACGGGCGCGGCTTCTGCCGCACCTCGCTGGTGGTGGACGAGGAGGGGATCCGGCGCGTGCTCGCGCTGCTGGGCGAGGCGGAGATCCGCTGGCGCTGAGCGCGCGCCGCGGCGGACGCGGTGCGAAGCGGCGGCCATGGCCTCCGGCCGGCGGTCAGTCGGCCGAAGCCGGCTCGGCCGCGGCGCCCTCGGGACCGGCCGCGAGGAGCGCGAACGGTTCCTCGCGCAGCAGGCGGCGGTCGAGGTAGACGCGGAAGAGGTAGTCGCCGACCTCGCGCTCCCGGTCCGGGGCGATGTTCAGGCGGCTGTCGAGGGTGAAGGCGGGCCCGTCGGTCATGAGGGTCTCGGCCCGGACGTGGTTCAGGTCCTCGGCGTCGCGCCACGCCACCGCCGTCAGCCAGCTGGCGTCGGGCTGCCGCCGGGTGGTGGCCCGGGCGTAGCGCCGGAAGAGTTCGCGCCCGTCCGGCCGGATCCAGACCAGGTGCACGGTGTAGGTGCGGCCGTCCCGCACGCCGCGGAAGTCGACGAGGGCCTGCACGCGCGCCTTGTCGTCCATGGTGAACTCCCGCCCCACCCCGATGCGCTTGCCCGTCTTGCGGCCCACCTTC encodes:
- a CDS encoding aminotransferase class I/II-fold pyridoxal phosphate-dependent enzyme; amino-acid sequence: NPTGGVCDLAFYEEAVAWCRRHGVILVSDIAYSELGFDPEAPPPSVLQVKGARDVAVEFQSLSKSHNLAGWRVGFAVGGPEPIAALGKVKSNVDFSLFGGIQMAAVEALTGPQTICRENRARYERRARRLAKGYRELGWDVATPVATMYLWTRIPTPYGDDDMAFVTDVFDRTGVLLSPGSGFGRYGRGFCRTSLVVDEEGIRRVLALLGEAEIRWR